The genomic interval TTGCTTTTTCAATTTTTTTTTCAAGAACTTCCCGTCCTTTCTTTGTGTATAATAGACAGTTAGAATGCGATCGGATGTGAAAAAAACTTTCTAAAAATAATTTCATTTTCGTTTCACTTGTTATGCCTAAAGAAACAAGCACCTGTGTTTTGAAAAGGAGATCAAACGTTCACTACGCCGTAAGCGAGAACTATGTAACGGGCGATACGGAGAGTAAAGACAATGGGAATAAAATAAGACAGTCTTTGTCTAAAAAAGCCGGATAGAATTGTAATCGGGTCCCCAACAACCGGAAGAAACGAAAGCAAGAGAACAAAATGTCCCCAGGTTTGCATTGTATGAGCAATGTAAGAATAGAGTTTGGATTCTTCGATCTTTGTTTCCACCCCGGAGCGAAACCAAATTCCCAGACCGTAATTGACCCCGCAGGCGGAACAGTTTCCGATCGATGCCCATAAGATCGCTTCCTTGATTGAAAGTCCGGAAACGATGGCGAATACGAGGGCGGCTTCCGAACTGAATGGAAGAATCGTCGCGGCCGCGAAAGAAACAATTGCCAGACCCGGTCCTCCGTAAAGAGGAATCAACCTTGTTAACGTTTCCCAAAACTCAGCTCCCATAACCGTTCCTTCTTGAAACGAGAAGAATCTTCAACTCGTTCTATTTTCGTTTCCATCGTCTTCGGGAATTGGAGAATTGCATCCATAAAAAAGAAAAGAGAATTCCTCCGTGGATATTTTCTTTTTTACAAAGGTCTTAAACGTTCAGGAACGCTCCCGAAACGGACCGCAACACTTCTATTCCAAAGCCTGCTCCCTGGATCCGTTGTACAAAATCAAGTCAGGAAAAACCGGGTTTAAATTTATTAAAACATTGCCAAATTCTTAAAAATAAAGAAGGGCATTGATCTAAGAGATGAATTTATATCTAGAGAAATACACGTTATGCGAAAGATTGAAAATACGCTTCGATTTTTTTCCTTCATTTCGATACTCAAGTATTCGATATCGTTTCCTATTTATAAATCGCGTTTGTAAATTTACGGAAAAAGAAACAACCCGTGGAACATGCTTGGTCGTAAACAGCAAAAGGTGGTTATCAATGAAACAAAAATATTCTATTTTCTTAATAGGTCTTTCTTGTGCTCTCTTTCCTGCGTTAGGCGTTTTTGCACAAAGTGATACGAAGGCTAACGCACAGTATTCGCCTTGGTCTCTAAAGATCGGTGGAGGTATTGGAGGCGCAAACGAAACTGAGTATAAAGACAACAAAGGTAAGGCAAACAATTATCGTATCTCAGCGGAATACAATCCTAGATATTTCGGATTCGAATTCGGAATTACGCATAAGATTTTTTCTCTCAGCACAAACCCTTCGGTAAATCAAGTATATCCATATCTACTCTATACCTATGAATCCACGGGACAAAATAGAGACATAGCGAATGGAGCCTTATTTAGCGGTTCCTTACATAGCGATCCGCTTAGAGAAAGAAATAATTTCTCGCTGACTTTTTTAGATTTAGGACCTACGTTTCACATGAGGCCGGGTAAGACCTTTGATCCTTACGTTTCGATCGGGTTAGGTGTGAACGGCTTCGACCGCTTTGCCTCCTACCGCGGATTTGCACGCTTGGGTTTTAAACTGAACTTCGATCGATTCTTCGTTTTTACGGAAGCCGAAGGCTCTCAGATCAGCCGCTATTACAACAGCGATCTAAGAATCCGTTACAACGACTACTCGGGTATGATCGGGGTCGGCTTTCATTTCGGCGGCGGAGAAAGTTCTTCAAAAAAAGAAGAATCGGTTACAGGCCTATCCTCGTTCTAAACCGAACGATCCAAAACCGATATAATAATTTTCTTATATTTAGGAAGGAGAAGGCCGGGATTCTTCTTCCTAAGTTGAATGAAATCGTGGATAAAGATCAATTCAGTTGAGGATCGGGGATTTTTATCTCTCGAACGAATGCCTTATAACGCGAGGGAATTTTGTAACTTCTTAAATAAGACTGACAATAAGATCCGGAACGAGAACCGTAAGCGACGACCTTATATAATCTACTCTGCCTGAAAAGAATTCTTCAAAATCGATTTCCTTGATTTTTACGAAAAGTTTAACGGATTCTTTCGAACCAGTTTCCTTTCCATGAATTCGAATTCCGTCTATTCTAAGTTTGGAGAGGAGAATTGCAGTTCTTTCAGACCGAACCGAAAATTCTAAACTTAAAACTCTTTTGTATGGATCGATGTTCGGACAAGCCGCCTCTTCCGCATTTTGAATCCGTATAAAAACAAAGAATACAAAACAAAATCGGATTACACGGTCGGGTATAGGTTCTTGCAAAGCGGTCGCATGAGTTAGAGTTCTTCCTTCCGTTAAATCGATCTTACTTTCTGCCGATCGAAGTAGTCGGAAATACGGAATCTAGGACCTGGAGAAATAAGCCTGCATCGACTTGTGAATTTTCTCCGCTTCCAGTCCCGCCCGTGTCGCAAAATCCAAACCGCTGGACGCAAAGTGAATTCCGCGAGAAGAATTGATAAGCGAATTGATTCCGCAGACCGGAAGTAAGTCTTCGATTTTTGCGCCTTGCGCTCCAAAGCCCGGAATTAGGAAGATACGATCCGGATTTTGCTTCCGGAGGGTTTCGAGTTCTTGAGGATTGGTAGCGCCGACTACAAAGCCAAGGTTGATCGGAGAGATCGAGTTGGCAACATAAGCCACTTCTTCATAAAGAGTTCTTCCCGTTTCGGAAAAATGTTTCTTTTGAAACTGAGACGAGTCCGGATTGGAAGTCAAACAAAGCCAGAATACAAGATGATCCTGATATTCTAAAAAAGGACGAAGGGAATCGAGTCCCATGTATGGAGAAAGTGTAAGACTGTCGACCTGCAGATCCCCGAAATAATAACGCGCATATTGTCGCGCCGTATTGTCCAAGTCCCCACGTTTGATATCGGCTACGATAGGAATTTCAGGATAATTGCTCTTGAGATGACCGATCACCTTTTCGAACTGCCTGATTCCTTCCGAACCAAAAACCTCGAAGAATGCGATGTTCGGTTTGTATGCGACAGCGTAGGGAGCCGTAGCATCGATGATCTCGCGACAAAAATGTACGAGAGGTTCCGGTCCACGTTTGATCGTCTCGGGAAGTTTGCAATAGTCGGGATCAAGTCCCACACAAAGAAGAGATTTGAGAGATTGGCTCCGGGTCAGGAATTTACTTTGAAAATTCATTGCCCCTCCCCGGATAAAATAATCTTACTTACGAACGATATGTTTCTGAGCAAACTGAGGAAGCACAAATGCCGCCTTATGCATTTCCGCAGAATAATACTTCAATCCTTGAGGAACTCTTTTGGGATCCGGAACAACAGTGTATGGGTCCGGACCTTTGGAACAATACGTAAACCCGATGATCCCGGAAGGATACGTCGGTACCACGGTGAAGTAATAACCACAGTGATTGAAAATTTCCGGAATGAAATTGAAAAGCTCACGAATGATCGGACCGTGATAGTAAAAACTTTCCCCTTGAGTCGTGCAGATCCCGCCTTCTTTTAAGCAGTTCGCCATCGTTTCGTAGAAAGGTCTTTTGAAAAGGACTTCCGCCGGACCGACCGGATCGGAAGAATCTACCATGATACAATCAAAGTAATTCTGATAGTCCTTCACGTATTTCGCGCCGTCTTCATACGCGTGTTTTACGCGAGGATCCTTCATGGCATTTGCGATTTCGGGAAAGTATTCGTAACAAACGTCGATTACGCCCTTGTCGATTTCACAAAGATGAACTTCTTTTACGGAAGGATGTTTGAGAACCTCACGAACGGTTCCTCCGTCTCCTCCTCCGATCACCAGAACCTTTTCTGGGTTCGGGTGGCTCATCATAGGAACGTGAACGATCATCTCGTGATACGCGAATTCGTCTGCTTCGGTCATCATGACCACTCCGTCGAGAGTGAACATTCTTCCGAATCCTTCCGATTCAAATACGTCGATCTTCTGAAAAGGAGTCGTCCTGGAATGGAGGAACTCCTTTATTTTGATCTTGAGTGCGCGTCCGTTTTTAAGTTCTAATGCTTCGTCTAACCAGAGTTCCATCAATTTCCCTTAGAAGCGGTTGGTTACGGTGAGTCTCATCGCGCCGCCCTGGAAAAATTTACGGGTAAACTCGGAAGCTACCTTCGGATCGTAACACTTGCAGGAGAAGATATCAATGTAAGAAGTATTGGTATCATTTGCAAAGTGCGCCGAAATACAAGAAGTCTCGATCAATTGAAGCATGGAATATCCGGCGACTCTTTCGTCTTCACCGAAGTGAACAACGATGGTTTCACCGAAACGTTTCATTTCGATCAGTTCGCAGAGTTCTTCCACATAACGTTTGATCGCGTCCGCGTCACGGATGAGACCAGGGTCACAGGATTCTAAGTCGATCGAAGTCAAAAGTCCCCAAGCGCCGTCTACGAAGGCAGGGTGCACTTTCAATTCTTCGTTTGCATCGATCTGAGATTGAATGTAAGTCGGAAAATGTTTATGAAATCGAGTTCTAAAATCATCCGCATTCTTTCCGGAAGAAAGAGCCAACTCCGGAGAATTCATCGCAGGGTGGAAGGTAACTTCTTCACCGGCGGAGATATCTCTGAGAGCTACCAGAGTGATGTCACCTTGGTAACCGCAGTTCGCGTCTTCTTTTTGACGAATGAGATAGATAGAATCGATTCCATCGTCGTGCAGAGGAGACACCAGATAAAAATCCTGATGCACTCTGTGCGGAGTAGACAACCCGGAAAGACCAGGCAATTCATTCTTATGAACAGCCTTCCCTCCCCAAACGGCTACAACTTCGCCGGCAGGAATCGGTTCTCTCGTGTAGAGGTACGTTTCTCCTGAATCGGTGGTTTGAATCTCAAGAGAATTTCTGAGATAAGAAAAACGGGTCACTAATTTTTGTGTTTCTCTGGTTTTCAGACTCATCGTCTTTACCTCTCTAAGTTAATATAATAAGGGCAAACTCCGCTTAGGAGCGAAGAAATGGATCCGCTTATGATAATTTGGGTGAAATGGGTGGAGACTTTAATTTCCAACTGGCTTGTGGTGCAGGTCTACGCCTAAGTTCAATAGACCACGTTTCATTTCCACAACGGAAATGCTTTTCGAGCCGAATTTCTCTTTCAGATAATCCAGGGCGGCCTGGTTATCAATGAGATCCCCACAGGTAAACACGTCTACGGCACAATAACCGTATTCGGGCCAGGTATGAATCGCGAAATGGGACTCACTAACAACAACCACGCCGCTCACTCCATACGGACTGAACCTATGAAAAACCGACTTAATCGTCGTGGCACCTGACAGGTCAACGGACTTTAACATGATGTCCTCAACTAATTCGTGGTTGTTAATGGTTTCGTAATCGCAGTCATAAAACTCAGCGATCACATGTTTTCCCAATGCGTTCAATTCCTCGGCACCTCCAGAAAAAACAGTAAGTTTAAGAAACGAGAATGATTTTTACTATAATTTTTTGTCAACCCTGACTGTAAATTTTATTTTATTTTTTTGGGTTTTGTCGACCCGCTTCTCATTCCGATCTCGGGACGACCGGATCGAAATGTGCGATTGTCCTTTCTCTTTATAAATGGAAGCCAGAACCAAGAAACTCTTCTGCATGCCCTCCGTGGCCTTATATCATTCTTCTCGGCCATTTTAAGAAGAAAACGTTTCCTCCATTTCTTTTTATAAGAACGAAGAATAAGGAAATACGACTCAGAAAATAGAATCGAATTCATACGAGGTACGGAAAAAAGTTTCCACTTGGAAAACGGGGAGTTCTTTCGATTCTTGTAATCAAAATGAAAAAAAGAAAGATCCAAACTTCTTGGAAGGGAATCGGAGGAATCGCTCTGAGCCTTGTTTCGGCATCGTGGCTGGGTTTTTATCTTTGGACGATGTTTCCTCCGAGCACGGTGGATCGCTGGAAGCAGACTTCCGATTCTTCCGTTCGTCATCAGGCCGAAAAGGAAGGAAAACTCATCCTCTTTCTTGTGGAACCCAAGTCTTGTATCGATTGTGAAGAAGTGAGAAAGGCCTTCGAGGGCTTCTCTGAGGTCCAAAACTCCTTTCTTCTTTATACGATCCAAGAGACGGAGCCGAACAGCCGTTATGAGGCCATTCTTCTGGATGATCGTTTTGAAGAATTCTCCTCTTCCTTAAAAGAAGGGAAAGTTGTTTGGGGAGTTTTGAACGACTCGGACGAGATTCTCGCGATTCAAACGGGAATTCCGGGAACCAAGGAAGAATCGATTCTTCTCAAATTATCCGAAAAGAATCGTTTTCGTTAGAAAAGAAACGAAAGACCTCGTAACGTTCTCGGTGGAACGTTTAGGATTTATAAGAATTTAAGAATTCAGAAATGGAATTCTTATCCTTATCCAATGAATGTTTGTGCACTTCTTCGATGACGGCCTCGATCGCCGCTCCCATCAGAAAAACTCCGGACTTCACTTCCACATCGTAACTTCTTTCCGATTCGTTCGGTCCGAGCTCCTTATAAACCGAAACACCGCTGATCTTGACGATGTTTTCGTTTCCCGGAGGGGAAAGGGTAAACTCGTGCGTGTTCGTATCGAGATTGAATGTAGAATTCTCTAATAAAGAAGGATCGGAGAGAAGAGCCGCGAGCACCTTAGGCATGGATTCGGCGAGTTTGACCTTCCGTTTTTGGTAGACCATGTTCCCCTCTTTCTTTTCTTCCAAGAGTTCCACGTTCTTGAGTTCCGGAAACTTATCCAAATACTTATAACGATCTTCTCTGGCCTTCAATAGATCCTTGAGCGGTACGGGGAATTGCTGAACTACCTTATATTTCATCCGGTCCTCTTGATGAGCTCGTGCATTCCTGGAGAATGCTCGGTTTTCCAATCCAGTAAATAAAAAACTATAGGAAGAATTTGCAAGACATTAATTCTGGCAGGAAGGTCTTTGGTTGGAAATCGATGAACGAAATAGCTTCTTCCTGGGTTGAAATCTCTCAAAGTTCTCTACGCACCAATCTGAATAGTTTTCGGTCGATTCTAAAACCGAATTCTACCCTTACCGCAATTCTAAAATCAAACGCTTACGGTCACGGCCTGGAAACGATGACCAAACTCTGTATCGAAGAAGGAGTTTCCCGAATCGGTGTCAACTCGATCGAAGAAGCACAACGTGTTCGTCAAATCGATTCGACCATTCCGATCTTGATCATGGGAGAGATTCAAAATATAGCGGAGGTGAAAGACCTTTTAGCCGATCCGAATTTCTGGATCGTCTTTTCCAGACCGGAGACGGCACGAATTCTTTCCCGATTGAACCCGGCTCCAAAACTTCATATCAAAGTGGACACGGGAATGGGAAGACTCGGGACCCACGGAGAAACTCTCAAGGACACGTTAGGAACTCTTCGAGATGAAAAGATCCGAATCGACGGAATTTGCACCCACTTTGCGAGTACGGAAGACGTCTTAGAACATAAGTATTCTCTAATGCAGATCCAGAAGTTCGAGGAAGCTACGGCTCTCGCCGAGTCGTTCGGTTTTAAGAATTTAGTTAGACATACGTGCGCGTCCGCTTCAACGATGTTGTTTCCGGACGCGCACTACGAGATGGTCCGAGTCGGAATCTCTCTCTACGGACTTTGGCCGAGTATGCAAACTCGTTTGTCTTTGAACCTCACGGGAAATAAGAATTTTCTGTTGAGTCCCGTCTTATCTTGGAAAACAAGAATCGTTCATGTCCAAAGCCATCCGACGAATAGTTATATCGGGTATGGCTCCACGTTTCAAACTTCCTATCCCACAAAAGTCGCCGTCGTTCCGATCGGATATTACGAAGGAATCGACCGCAAACTCTCGAGCAACGGGGATATGCTCGTTCTCGGGAAAAGGGCGAGAATTTTAGGAAGGATTTGTATGAACATGACGATGCTCGACGTGACTCATATTCCGGGAGCGGAAGTCGGAAGTGTGGTTACCGTAATCGGGAGAGACAACGGGGAAACCGTAACCGCGGACGATATCGCGGATAAAACCAATACGATCAACTACGAGATAACGACTCGAATCAGCGAATCCATCCCCCGGATTGTTGTAGACTAGAAACTCTTTGTTTCTTAGCTTAACTTGTATCATAACGATCGATAAAAAACAAAAATAGGGGCCGCATGCAAGAGACCTCCGCTACTTCTACAATTTCAAATCCAACTCAGATCGTCTATTCAACCAAAACCTACGACTGGCTCATCGGCCTTGTCTATAGAACGCGAGGTTTGATGTTCGATTCGATCGACGAATACTTCGAGGAATCCAATCACGACCGGATTCTCAAAGCGAACTACCCGACCGTGATCATAGGAAATCACGTGGAAGAAGGCGACGTCCCAGCGTTGTCTGCGGTTCACAGAGTGATTCAACCCAAGATCAAGTTCGCAATTCCCGCAAGAGAAGATATTTTAAGGAAGAATTTCCTAGTAAAAGAATTTCGTCCGAAAGGAACTCTCAAACTGATCTTCGGGTTGATCGATAAGACGAACGTCATTCCGACATTCTTAAGATACATCGGATGTTTCCCGGTAAAACGTCCATTCCGAGATAACGCGAGAGAGCTGATCAAGAGCGGAGAACTTAGAAACATGGTCGACCAAGAATGGAGCACGCTCGTGGAAAGGGTTCGTTCGGGAAGAAATCTGTTTCTGTTCCCGGAAGGCACATTCAACCACGACGGTTACCTCAATCAGATCAAGAAAGGCGTCTATTACATACGGACTAAAATCAAAGACGTTCACTTTATCTCCTTCACGTTGACATACGATTATATTTCCGCGAAGAAAGCCCAACTTCATATCGCTTACGGTGAGAATTTCGAAATTTCAGAAGACGCAACCAGCGACGAAGTGACGAACATCGTAAAGGAAAGATTGGGAAAGAATTACGTGGCGACATCGGGGAATCTACTTTCCACAATTCTAATGCAGTTAGGACCGGATTCTCAGCTTGGAAAAGAAATTCTTTTCAAACGTCTGCAAACATTGGCTTCCCAACTCAAAGAAAAAAGCAAAGGGATTCATATTTCAGGGAAATTATTTACGAATCACTTGGAAGACTCGTTTCAAAACATTCTTAAAAAAGGATTGGATCATAAACTCTTGAAGCTCGATGGAAACGGAAACGTTTCCGGAACGGATAAGTT from Leptospira stimsonii carries:
- a CDS encoding YqaA family protein, producing the protein MGAEFWETLTRLIPLYGGPGLAIVSFAAATILPFSSEAALVFAIVSGLSIKEAILWASIGNCSACGVNYGLGIWFRSGVETKIEESKLYSYIAHTMQTWGHFVLLLSFLPVVGDPITILSGFFRQRLSYFIPIVFTLRIARYIVLAYGVVNV
- the pyrF gene encoding orotidine-5'-phosphate decarboxylase, translated to MNFQSKFLTRSQSLKSLLCVGLDPDYCKLPETIKRGPEPLVHFCREIIDATAPYAVAYKPNIAFFEVFGSEGIRQFEKVIGHLKSNYPEIPIVADIKRGDLDNTARQYARYYFGDLQVDSLTLSPYMGLDSLRPFLEYQDHLVFWLCLTSNPDSSQFQKKHFSETGRTLYEEVAYVANSISPINLGFVVGATNPQELETLRKQNPDRIFLIPGFGAQGAKIEDLLPVCGINSLINSSRGIHFASSGLDFATRAGLEAEKIHKSMQAYFSRS
- the speE gene encoding polyamine aminopropyltransferase codes for the protein MELWLDEALELKNGRALKIKIKEFLHSRTTPFQKIDVFESEGFGRMFTLDGVVMMTEADEFAYHEMIVHVPMMSHPNPEKVLVIGGGDGGTVREVLKHPSVKEVHLCEIDKGVIDVCYEYFPEIANAMKDPRVKHAYEDGAKYVKDYQNYFDCIMVDSSDPVGPAEVLFKRPFYETMANCLKEGGICTTQGESFYYHGPIIRELFNFIPEIFNHCGYYFTVVPTYPSGIIGFTYCSKGPDPYTVVPDPKRVPQGLKYYSAEMHKAAFVLPQFAQKHIVRK
- a CDS encoding S-adenosylmethionine decarboxylase, giving the protein MSLKTRETQKLVTRFSYLRNSLEIQTTDSGETYLYTREPIPAGEVVAVWGGKAVHKNELPGLSGLSTPHRVHQDFYLVSPLHDDGIDSIYLIRQKEDANCGYQGDITLVALRDISAGEEVTFHPAMNSPELALSSGKNADDFRTRFHKHFPTYIQSQIDANEELKVHPAFVDGAWGLLTSIDLESCDPGLIRDADAIKRYVEELCELIEMKRFGETIVVHFGEDERVAGYSMLQLIETSCISAHFANDTNTSYIDIFSCKCYDPKVASEFTRKFFQGGAMRLTVTNRF
- the speD gene encoding adenosylmethionine decarboxylase, which gives rise to MNALGKHVIAEFYDCDYETINNHELVEDIMLKSVDLSGATTIKSVFHRFSPYGVSGVVVVSESHFAIHTWPEYGYCAVDVFTCGDLIDNQAALDYLKEKFGSKSISVVEMKRGLLNLGVDLHHKPVGN
- a CDS encoding DUF2505 family protein produces the protein MKYKVVQQFPVPLKDLLKAREDRYKYLDKFPELKNVELLEEKKEGNMVYQKRKVKLAESMPKVLAALLSDPSLLENSTFNLDTNTHEFTLSPPGNENIVKISGVSVYKELGPNESERSYDVEVKSGVFLMGAAIEAVIEEVHKHSLDKDKNSISEFLNSYKS
- the alr gene encoding alanine racemase, which gives rise to MNEIASSWVEISQSSLRTNLNSFRSILKPNSTLTAILKSNAYGHGLETMTKLCIEEGVSRIGVNSIEEAQRVRQIDSTIPILIMGEIQNIAEVKDLLADPNFWIVFSRPETARILSRLNPAPKLHIKVDTGMGRLGTHGETLKDTLGTLRDEKIRIDGICTHFASTEDVLEHKYSLMQIQKFEEATALAESFGFKNLVRHTCASASTMLFPDAHYEMVRVGISLYGLWPSMQTRLSLNLTGNKNFLLSPVLSWKTRIVHVQSHPTNSYIGYGSTFQTSYPTKVAVVPIGYYEGIDRKLSSNGDMLVLGKRARILGRICMNMTMLDVTHIPGAEVGSVVTVIGRDNGETVTADDIADKTNTINYEITTRISESIPRIVVD
- a CDS encoding 1-acyl-sn-glycerol-3-phosphate acyltransferase codes for the protein MQETSATSTISNPTQIVYSTKTYDWLIGLVYRTRGLMFDSIDEYFEESNHDRILKANYPTVIIGNHVEEGDVPALSAVHRVIQPKIKFAIPAREDILRKNFLVKEFRPKGTLKLIFGLIDKTNVIPTFLRYIGCFPVKRPFRDNARELIKSGELRNMVDQEWSTLVERVRSGRNLFLFPEGTFNHDGYLNQIKKGVYYIRTKIKDVHFISFTLTYDYISAKKAQLHIAYGENFEISEDATSDEVTNIVKERLGKNYVATSGNLLSTILMQLGPDSQLGKEILFKRLQTLASQLKEKSKGIHISGKLFTNHLEDSFQNILKKGLDHKLLKLDGNGNVSGTDKLLQKEGDTRNLLKKNILLYHANQLTYHKPELEKILPSLA